The Musa acuminata AAA Group cultivar baxijiao chromosome BXJ1-3, Cavendish_Baxijiao_AAA, whole genome shotgun sequence genome window below encodes:
- the LOC103979547 gene encoding inactive TPR repeat-containing thioredoxin TTL3-like: MEEEDGKKVSGCGLLVLYNNIFRRGTASSSPGHPTSAAESPKLTASDSKRRRAASDEASLLVPANASHLPVAPAPQNPKAVAPGYLKASGRPAGAPAGNAGRARNLGLAGELDSMINDHQRSMGSSTLVRASSGNVMVFSNLGNIRAPGAVTPNRNVLDFLPKTASEKGGIPDGNQGPRYTNGPAGHAPNSSAVEVAAPEGLCRALSKRLEPEELKEMGNEEYKKGRYAEAVALYDRAILIDPGKASYWSNKAAALMAMGHLLEAVSDCREAVRIDPSYDRAHRRLATLYLRLGEAEKAIHHFKLARNETTSEDIAQVHRLQNHLSKCNEARKLRDWHSVLKEARSAVSSGADSSPQIVAAHVEALLALGRQEEAETTLNCAPKFNIDASTKFFGASRSAHLLSVRAQIHLATGRFEDAVAVAQKAAQIEPSSREVGAVARKTRAVASARLTGNDLFKASKFREACVAYGEGLHHDPQNAILLCNRAACRSKLGQWEKAIEDCNAALNMRPSYTKARLRRADCNAKLERWEASVQDYEALIDQLPGDEEVGKALSEARQQLKKQRGEGSMDTKVGANFVRVTNKDQLKQFIMAPGITVALVFNKSSELPSQTIPFMEKMSKQHPTVNFLAMDLSQSPSLEEIGSYGPVAFKVYKNGSTVKDIDGLDHEQLESSLRALSK; this comes from the exons ATGGAGGAGGAGGACGGGAAGAAGGTCTCGGGGTGTGGCCTTCTCGTCCTTTACAACAACATCTTCCGCCGCGGGACCGCGAGCTCGAGCCCCGGGCACCCCACCTCGGCCGCCGAGAGCCCCAAGCTGACGGCGTCCGACTCCAAGCGCCGACGCGCCGCGTCCGACGAGGCCTCCCTCCTGGTGCCCGCGAACGCGTCCCATTTGCCCGTCGCGCCGGCTCCGCAGAATCCCAAGGCGGTCGCCCCGGGCTACCTCAAGGCCTCCGGAAGGCCGGCTGGCGCGCCCGCGGGCAACGCGGGCCGCGCGCGCAATCTCGGCCTTGCGGGCGAGCTCGACAGCATGATTAACGATCACCAGCGCTCCATGGGCAGCAGCACCCTCGTCCGCGCGTCCTCCGGCAACGTCATGGTCTTCAGCAACCTTGGCAACATCCGGGCGCCCGGCGCCGTCACCCCCAACCGGAACGTGCTCGATTTCCTGCCCAAGACCGCAAGCGAGAAAGGGGGGATCCCCGACGGCAACCAAGGGCCCAGGTACACCAATGGCCCCGCAGGCCACGCCCCGAACAGCAGCGCCGTGGAGGTCGCGGCGCCCGAGGGGCTGTGCCGGGCTCTGTCAAAGAGACTGGAGCCGGAGGAGCTGAAGGAGATGGGCAACGAGGAGTACAAGAAGGGGAGATACGCCGAGGCCGTCGCGCTCTACGATCGCGCCATTCTTATCGATCCGGGCAAAGCATCGTACTGGAGCAACAAGGCTGCTGCCCTCATGGCCATGGGCCACCTTCTCGAGGCCGTCAGTGATTGCAGAGAAGCAGTACGCATCGATCCTTCTTATGACAGGGCGCATCGGCGATTAGCTACATTGTATCTCAG GTTGGGAGAAGCTGAGAAGGCAATCCACCATTTCAAGCTAGCACGAAATGAGACGACCTCTGAGGACATTGCGCAAGTACATCGCCTCCAAAACCATCTCTCCAAGTGCAACGAAGCCCGCAAGCTACGGGACTGGCACTCGGTGCTGAAAGAAGCTCGTTCTGCTGTCTCTTCCGGTGCCGATTCATCTCCCCAG ATCGTGGCTGCTCATGTAGAGGCCCTCCTGGCGCTCGGCAGGCAGGAGGAGGCAGAAACGACATTGAATTGCGCCCCAAAGTTCAACATCGATGCGTCTACAAAGTTCTTTGGGGCTTCCAGAAGTGCACATCTGCTCTCAGTCAGAGCACAGATTCACTTGGCTACAGGAAG GTTTGAGGATGCTGTTGCCGTAGCTCAGAAGGCTGCTCAGATCGAGCCGAGCAGCAGAGAGGTCGGTGCGGTGGCCCGGAAGACTCGAGCTGTGGCCTCAGCTCGTTTGACGGGGAATGATCTCTTCAAGGCTTCCAAGTTCAGGGAGGCTTGTGTGGCGTACGGGGAAGGCCTCCACCATGACCCCCAAAACGCGATTCTTCTCTGCAATCGGGCGGCGTGCCGGTCGAAGCTTGGGCAGTGGGAGAAGGCCATCGAAGACTGTAATGCTGCTTTGAACATGCGTCCTTCCTACACCAAAGCTCGTCTCAGAAGAGCCGACTGTAATGCAAAG TTGGAGCGGTGGGAGGCATCAGTGCAAGACTACGAAGCACTGATCGACCAGCTTCCGGGCGACGAGGAGGTGGGCAAGGCCTTGAGTGAGGCTCGACAGCAGCTCAAGAAACAGAGAGGTGAAGGCAGTATGGACACCAAGGTTGGTGCCAACTTCGTCCGTGTCACTAACAAAGATCAACTCAAGCAGTTCATCATGGCACCAG GGATCACTGTTGCATTAGTCTTCAACAAATCTAGTGAACTTCCAAGCCAAACAATTCCTTTCATGGAGAAAATGTCCAAGCAACATCCCACTGTTAATTTCCTCGCG ATGGATCTCAGCCAAAGCCCGTCGTTGGAGGAGATCGGTAGCTATGGGCCGGTGGCGTTCAAGGTGTACAAGAACGGCTCCACGGTGAAGGACATCGATGGGCTCGACCACGAGCAGCTGGAGAGCTCGCTCAGAGCACTCAGCAAATGA
- the LOC135638937 gene encoding arogenate dehydratase/prephenate dehydratase 2, chloroplastic-like, whose translation MALRLPANLHTYASLPCKKSGASSCSSSSSSNSRRRFSGTNLIVCSSSLDKQRRRVGGGAPAVASPLQVAEELAARFGLEMAVADLERIYREYNRGDGPPAFSDPGSPGRPLRVAYQGVRGSYCQEAAAAAFNSSTAAEDSGRFSFLPCSDMENAFAALEDGSADRAVAPMENSLDGPIHRNLDLLIRHPGVRIVGELILPVDHCLLALPGARRSALRRVVSHPQALAHCRERLGCLGLEIEEASNAASAAEWVAENGICDTAVIGSKMAAREFGLQVLERNFQDQPPGANVNRYLQLALGSSKGNGKKTTVAFSLERGPTDLFRALWAFESRGVRVSRVDHRPNRANPIRIVEKATYMDYMFFLDLEGPESDPRVKAGIRLLHEFAGFVRVLGSYDCTYRTR comes from the coding sequence ATGGCTCTTAGATTGCCGGCAAACCTTCATACCTACGCCTCTCTTCCGTGCAAGAAGAGCGGCGCAAGTAGTtgcagtagcagtagcagtagcaACAGCAGGAGGAGGTTTTCCGGTACCAACCTAATTGTATGTAGCAGTAGCTTAGACAAGCAGCGGAGAAGGGTGGGGGGTGGCGCCCCCGCTGTTGCTTCTCCGCTGCAGGTCGCCGAGGAGCTCGCGGCCCGCTTCGGCCTCGAGATGGCCGTGGCCGACCTCGAGCGCATCTACCGCGAGTACAACCGTGGGGACGGCCCTCCTGCCTTCTCGGACCCTGGCTCGCCCGGCCGCCCCCTCCGCGTCGCCTACCAAGGCGTCCGCGGTTCCTACTGCCAGGAGGCTGCCGCCGCGGCCTTCAACTCCTCCACGGCGGCGGAGGACTCCGGGCGTTTttccttcctcccctgctctgacaTGGAGAACGCGTTCGCCGCGCTCGAGGACGGCTCCGCCGACCGCGCCGTCGCCCCCATGGAGAACTCCCTCGACGGGCCCATCCACCGCAATCTCGACCTTCTTATCCGCCACCCCGGCGTCCGCATCGTAGGCGAACTCATCCTCCCCGTCGACCACTGCCTCCTCGCCCTACCCGGCGCCCGCCGGTCCGCCCTCCGCCGCGTCGTCAGCCACCCTCAGGCCCTCGCCCACTGCCGGGAGCGCCTCGGCTGCCTCGGCCTGGAGATCGAGGAGGCGTCCAACGCGGCCTCCGCCGCCGAGTGGGTGGCGGAGAACGGGATCTGCGACACCGCGGTTATCGGGAGCAAGATGGCCGCACGGGAGTTCGGGCTGCAGGTCCTCGAGCGCAACTTCCAGGACCAGCCGCCCGGCGCCAACGTCAACCGCTACCTTCAGCTGGCGCTGGGCAGCAGCAAGGGGAACGGGAAGAAGACGACGGTGGCCTTCTCCCTGGAGAGGGGGCCGACAGACCTCTTCCGGGCGCTGTGGGCGTTCGAGAGCCGCGGGGTGCGGGTGAGCCGGGTGGACCACCGGCCCAACCGAGCCAACCCGATCCGCATCGTGGAGAAGGCCACGTACATGGACTACATGTTCTTCCTGGACCTGGAGGGGCCCGAGTCGGATCCCCGAGTCAAGGCCGGGATCCGACTCCTGCACGAGTTCGCCGGGTTCGTGCGCGTGCTGGGTAGCTACGACTGCACGTACCGGACGCGATAA
- the LOC135631296 gene encoding large ribosomal subunit protein uL3c-like — translation MEVSLMSSARCSTFSPAPTRRPTASLLARPTFLSLRSFSLCPLRPLTSSVDVLPQRCGRRVTVMSMEAGIGVMGTKLGMMTYFEPDGTVVPVTVVGFREGNIVSQVKTAATDGYDAVQVGYRRVRDRKLTKPELGHLEKAGAIPMRHLQEFRLQFVDGFEPGQRLIVEDIFKEGDLVDVSGNSIGKGFQGGIKRHNFHRGLMTHGSKSHRALGSIGAGTTPGRVYKGKKMPGRMGGTKTKIRKLRVVKVDSELRVVMIKGAVPGKPGNLLRITPAKIVGKNIPKN, via the exons ATGGAGGTGTCGCTGATGAGCAGCGCGCGCTGCTCTACCTTCTCGCCCGCTCCCACTAGGAGACCCACAGCCTCCCTCCTCGCCCGCCCCACCTTCCTCTCCTTGCGCTCCTTCTCGTTGTGTCCTCTCCGCCCTCTCACCTCCTCTGTGGACGTCCTCCCCCAGCGGTGCGGCCGTAGGGTAACGGTCATGAGCATGGAGGCGGGCATCGGCGTGATGGGTACTAAGCTCGGGATGATGACATACTTCGAGCCCGACGGAACCGTCGTCCCCGTCACCGTCGTTGGATTCCGCGAGGGCAACATCGTCAGCCAGGTCAAGACCGCGGCCACTGACGGCTACGACGCCGTGCAGGTCGGTTACCGCCGCGTCCGCGACCGCAAGCTCACCAAACCCGAGCTCGGCCACCTGGAGAAGGCCGGCGCCATCCCCATGCGCCACCTCCAGGAGTTCCGCCTCCAGTTCGTCGACGGCTTCGAGCCTGGGCAGAGGCTCATCGTCGAGGATATCTTCAAGGAGGGCGACCTCGTCGACGTCTCCGGCAACTCTATCGGGAAGGGATTCCAAG GTGGAATCAAAAGACATAATTTCCATCGCGGACTGATGACTCACGGTTCCAAGAGTCACAGAGCCTTGGGTTCGATTGGTGCTGGCACCACTCCTGGGCGTGTCTACAAGGGGAAGAAGATGCCCGGAAGGATGGGAGGAACCAAAACTAAGATCCGAAAGCTGAGGGTTGTCAAAGTAGACAGTGAACTGCGTGTGGTCATGATAAAAGGGGCTGTTCCTGGAAAGCCCGGCAATCTTCTGCGAATAACGCCTGCCAAGATCGTCGGGAAGAACATTCCCAAGAATTAG
- the LOC135585425 gene encoding uncharacterized protein LOC135585425 — protein MAPIIFVIIAFPCTVGAIALAMLHIYRHLLNYTEPIFQRYIVRIIFMIPVYALMSFLSLILNDRSIYFNSIREVYEAWVIYNFLSLCLAWVGGPGAVVLSLSGRSLKPSWYLMTCCLPSIPLDGRFIRKCKQGGLQFVILKPILVVITFILYAKGKYEDGNFSVDQAYLYITIIYTVSYSMALYALALFYVACKDLLRPFNPVPKFIIIKSVVFLTYWQGVLVFLAAKSGFIKNSEAAAEFQNFVLCVEMLAAAVGHLYAFPYKEYAGANIGGSGGLRGSLVHALKFNDFYHDTVHQFAPTYHDYVLYNNNEGDEGARKYRSRTFVPTGQEMDAVRKNKHMYPGKLDDTRLSSVSTSNSGSPVITNRLQDQVDLEAIKSSLLKDSAAASARPYDFSVLAATDLSNYPAKVPPAVDDSSKR, from the exons ATGGCGCCCATTATTTTTGTTATAATCGCATTCCCATGTACGGTGGGAGCCATAGCACTGGCGATGCTTCACATATACAGGCACCTATTGAATTATACAGAACCTATCTTTCAGCGCTACATAGTTCGCATCATCTTCATGATACCG GTCTATGCACTGATGTCATTCTTGTCTCTCATCCTTAATGATCGATCAATATATTTTAATTCTATTCGAGAAGT TTATGAAGCTTGGGTTATTTATAACTTCCTTTCGCTCTGCTTGGCATGGGTGGGAGGCCCAGGTGCAGTGGTTTTGAGTTTAAGTGGCCGATCTCTGAAGCCATCTTGGTACCTAATGACGTGCTGTTTACCTTCTATTCCCCTTGATGG GCGTTTCATAAGAAAGTGCAAGCAAGGTGGTTTGCAGTTTGTGATCCTGAAGCCTATTCTAGTTGTGATAACCTTCATACTCTATGCAAAAGGGAAATATGAAGATGGAAATTTCAGTGTGGATCAAGCCTATCTTTACATCACAATAATCTACACAGTATCATATTCCATGgcgttgtatgctcttgctttgttCTATGTGGCATGCAAAGATTTGCTCCGGCCTTTCAACCCAGTTCCAAAGTTCATCATAATTAAATCTGTGGTTTTCCTCACATATTGGCAG GGTGTCTTGGTTTTTCTCGCAGCCAAGTCTGGGTTCATAAAAAATTCAGAAGCAGCTGCGGAATTTCAGAACTTTGTGTTATGTGTTGAGATGCTTGCAGCAGCTGTTGGCCACTTGTATGCATTTCCATACAAGGAATATGCGGGTGCTAACATTGGTGGTTCTGGTGGTTTAAGGGGAAGCCTTGTTCATGCTTTGAAGTTCAACGATTTCTACCATGACACAGTTCATCAG TTCGCCCCTACTTATCATGATTATGTACTGTACAACAACAATGAGGGTGATGAGGGAGCAAGAAAGTATCGATCACGAACCTTTGTGCCGACGGGGCAGGAGATGGATGCTGTGAGAAAGAACAAACATATGTACCCAGGGAAGTTGGATGATACACGGTTGTCTAGTGTTTCCACATCAAACTCAGGAAGCCCTGTGATTACAAACAGATTGCAAGACCAAGTGGACTTGGAAGCAATCAAATCTTCATTGCTCAAAGACAGCGCTGCTGCTTCTGCACGACCATATGATTTTTCAGTATTGGCTGCTACTGATTTGTCAAATTACCCTGCCAAGGTTCCTCCTGCAGTTGATGACTCAAGCAAAAGGTAA
- the LOC103978898 gene encoding uncharacterized protein LOC103978898 has translation MGSLMAGWSSPVVDPEKALLKRNKSLTKEEIDSFWRLHRPTKEEEEDFQASLSSPRTPQESDGLRLKKTVMGFPDIPDMEKPPKTGDWWTRSNWAFLNEPPRDELSDSAHKYTAQFHVADLAVKKS, from the exons ATGGGTTCTCTCATGGCCGGCTGGTCTTCGCCTGTTGTAGACCCAGAAAAAG CTCTGCTGAAGAGAAACAAGTCGCTGACGAAGGAAGAGATCGACAGCTTCTGGAGACTGCACAGGccgaccaaagaagaggaagaagacttcCAAGCCAGTTTGAGCTCCCCGAGAACCCCTCAG GAGTCGGACGGGCTGAGACTAAAGAAGACTGTCATGGGGTTTCCTGATATCCCAGACATGGAGAAGCCTCCCAAGACCGGTGACTG GTGGACGAGGAGCAACTGGGCGTTTCTGAATGAGCCACCTCGCGACGAGCTGAGCGATTCAGCTCACAAGTACACAGCTCAGTTCCATGTTGCTGACCTCGCCGTCAAGAAATCGTAG
- the LOC135631318 gene encoding cathepsin B-like protease 3 → MASPCPLSLLLLVIALASALHPPQQVFAVKPMPRLRTDSMILQNSIIQKINANPNAGWKASMNSRFENYTIGQFKRILGVKPMPHNEVMDIPTKTYTKSLKLPKQFDARTAWPQCSTIGRILDQGHCGSCWAFGAVESLSDRFCVHFGMNISLSVNDLLSCCGFMCGDGCDGGYPIRAWRYFVENGVVTDECDPYFDDIGCAHPGCVPLYPTPQCAKKCQVKNLLWDESKHFAVNAYRVKSDPPAIMTEVYTNGPVEVSFTVYEDFAHYKSGVYKHLTGDEIGGHAVKLIGWGTSDEGEDYWLLANQWNRGWGDDGYFKISRGTNECGIEEDVVAGMPASKNLIVDYTTSDPKAAASA, encoded by the exons ATGGCGTCCCCGTGCCCCTTGTCCCTACTTCTTCTTGTGATCGCTTTAGCCTCGGCGCTTCATCCGCCGCAGCAG GTCTTTGCAGTAAAACCAATGCCTCGACTCAGGACAGATTCAATGATACTTCAG AATTCAATTATTCAAAAGATTAATGCTAACCCTAATGCTGGATGGAAAGCTTCCATGAACTCCCGTTTCGAAAATTATACA ATTGGTCAGTTCAAGCGTATTCTTGGGGTGAAACCAATGCCTCACAATGAGGTGATGGATATTCCTAcaaaaacttatacaaaatctttAAAGCTTCCGAAGCAATTTGATGCAAGGACGGCTTGGCCTCAGTGTAGCACAATTGGAAGAATACTTG ATCAG GGGCACTGTGGTTCATGTTGGGCTTTTGGTGCTGTAGAATCACTTTCCGATCGTTTCTGCGTTCACTTTGGCATG AACATTTCTCTGTCCGTCAACGACCTTTTATCCTGCTGTGGGTTCATGTGTGGAGACGGCTGTGATGGAGGGTACCCCATACGTGCATGGCGGTACTTTGTCGAGAATGGCGTCGTCACTGATGAG TGTGACCCATATTTCGATGACATTGGATGTGCTCATCCAGGCTGTGTACCTCTATATCCAACCCCACAATGTGCAAAAAAGTGTCAAGTTAAGAATCTCTTGTGGGATGAGTCTAAGCATTTTGCTGTCAATGCTTATAGAGTAAAATCGGATCCACCGGCTATCATGACAGAGGTCTACACAAATGGTCCTGTGGAAGTCAGCTTTACTGTTTATGAG GACTTTGCTCACTATAAATCAGGAGTCTACAAGCATTTGACAGGCGATGAAATCGGTGGCCACGCCGTAAAGCTGATCGGATGGGGGACTAGCGATGAGGGTGAAGACTACTGG CTTCTTGCAAACCAGTGGAACCGAGGCTGGGGTGAT GATGGTTACTTCAAGATCTCAAGGGGCACAAACGAATGCGGAATCGAAGAGGATGTTGTTGCTGGGATGCCCGCGTCTAAGAACTTGATCGTAGATTATACTACCAGCGATCCAAAAGCCGCTGCCAGTGCTTAG